A single genomic interval of Dromiciops gliroides isolate mDroGli1 chromosome 1, mDroGli1.pri, whole genome shotgun sequence harbors:
- the LOC122735577 gene encoding mucin-12-like isoform X19: MEKLLQLVEGMHIEEMSSHQTLQPEPPRAQKRPLSPQAGLSSPKRKVVPRLEEKEPETVQGIDESKKEEKKKDIAGAGIERGASQAHSIRWPVESKNKYVHISLGDQDESPEFSQTGLALTETKLAATEMLSNTGDGATSSLSTRCSETKSVSAEIMHELSDDFSESEDSDTESLSSQCSDKRLTFIDIKSMATEILGESVETDKRAVSTKSELAGKGMLSESVAPDTGSSDSKCSDSKLAPPEGKATAKSVMPDHGSPDTNLLSSEPSETSTISLEDKAVPTKMLSEKVTPTTSGLSSQRSETRHDSPERKAVVSEVSESVSAAPSVSSDDGSETRCVSPERKPLVTEMSQTVSSDPSVSSESCESKCTSLESQSVATGKLSEAVAPDPSASSAEGLKTKRPSHKSKPVVTGELTESISPTSSILGSEESETRSVSPESKPLVSGRLSETVSPASSILASEDSETRGASPESKAIVGKMLSETLPRAPNVLTPECSEARCTSSESKPVVGELLSEKVSLPPVVLSSKCLETECAPAESKPVVSRTCSGTVSPVPKVLSTECSEARCLSSETKPVVTGMVSETRSLAPDVSCGECSDSVDIKPVVARIIPERLSPPISISSTEYSDAGYTSPERKPVVTGVAPGRLSPPISISSTEYSEASCASPEESKPIVSGLFPEVLSPAISISSEFSEGAYFCTDRKPIVAGTFSERLSLDTCASVSECSETSGTSPERKPIVAERVAARMSPAPIVLSSECSETSYASPERKPLVAGRYVERLSPSTSALYTEFSESSRFFSETRPAAAGEYSGRLSPDTGSFSSESSEASGASPERKPVIGRVYPGRLSPPISISSTEYSDPGGASPERKPIVSGLFSRRLSSPISISSTEYSDMGGASPERKPVISELLSERVRPVQTVLSSVCSDDRCISPETKPVVSGIFSGTLFSATSILASEGSESRCTSPENKPTVSGLFSETGSLPPDVLSTSCLDARCVSPGSKPVEGTMFSETLFSGTSILASEGSESRSISPENKPTVSGMFSETLFSGPSILASEGSGTRCTSPENKPVVTGMFSETLSPPPNIFSSESLDTRCISPENKPVVTGMFSETLSPPINIFSSESSDTRCVSPESKPVVTGLLSGRLSPPISISSTEYSDTECASPERKPVVGEMLSERLSPPISISSTEYSDTECASPERKPIVTGLFSERLPPTSSILPSLCSEIKFASIQNKPSVSGLFPEGLSPSTSFFTSQYSDTRCTSPDSKPVMARLFPQATSLLPSRYFETSDDSSESKAAETGRLSPCTSLFSSQSSETRFSSTERLPPISSLLPELVDPTTFILAAQCPGLRFASSENNPEGSAPSPEGLSPATGFVYPPSSETRAASSENNPEVSEVFSERLSPTTGIVSSLCFEKILASTGSKPVVSRMFSESMFPATGFLYPPESDPAVSGIFSERLSPATGIMSSLCFLTIFASTESKSIVSTVFSESVSPTTGIVSSLCFVIILASTESDLAIIGVFSEGLSPSTGITFRPCSETGAALTDSNSAGTGVFSGSLSPTGGITFPPCSETEAALTDSNSAGTGVFSGSLSPTAECLSPSTGITFPPCSETGAALTDSNPVGTGVVSEKPSPTAGITFPPCSEKGAALTDSNSAGTGVFSGSLSPTAECVSPSTGITFPPCSETGAALTDSGPVGTGVVSEKPSPTAGISFPPCLETGADSTGSDTTGIGMLSKSLSPTAESVSPSTDISFPPCLETGADLTGSDTTGIGMLSKSLSPTADISFPPCLETGADLTGSDTTGIRMLSKSLSPTADISFPPCLETGADLTGSDTTGIGMLSKSLSPTAGISFPPCLETGADLTGSDTTGIGMLSKSLSPTADISFPPCLETGADSTGSDTTGIGMLSKSLSPTADISFPPCLETGADSTGSDTTGIGMLSKSLSPTAGADLTGSDTTGIGMLSKSLSPTADISFPPCLETGADLAGSDTTGIGMLSERLSPIADISFPPCLETGADLAGSDTTGIGMLSDRLSPTADISFPPCLETGADLTGSDTTGIGMLSERLSPTADEAAMRTALPDDN; the protein is encoded by the exons AAACTCCTCCAGCTGGTAGAAGGCATGCATATAGAGGAGATGTCTTCCCACCAGACGCTCCAGCCGGAGCCCCCCAGAGCTCAGAAGCGTCCCCTCTCACCACAGGctggcctgagctctcccaaaagGAAAGTTGTCCCTAGGTTGGAGGAGAAGGAGCCTGAGACTGTGCAAGGTATAGATGAGagtaagaaagaggagaaaaagaaagatattgcaggCGCTGGAATAGAGCGGGGAGCCTCACAAGCTCACTCTATCAGATGGCCGgtagaaagcaaaaataaatatgtgCACATCAGTTTGGGTGACCAAGATGAGAGCCCTGAGTTTTCTCAAACAGGATTAGCTTTAACAGAGACCAAGCTTGCGGCAACTGAAATGTTATCAAATACTGGGGATGGTGCTACAAGTAGCTTGTCTACTCGGTGTTCGGAAACAAAATCTGTTTCCGCAGAGATCATGCATGAATTAAGTGATGACTTTTCAGAGAGTGAGGATTCTGACACAGAGAGCTTGTCGTCTCAGTGTTCTGACAAAAGGCTTACTTTCATAGACATCAAGTCTATGGCAACTGAAATATTAGGAGAAAGTGTGGAGACTGATAAGAGGGCTGTTTCTACAAAAAGTGAGCTTGCCGGAAAGGGAATGTTGTCAGAGAGCGTGGCTCCTGACACAGGTAGCTCGGATTCTAAGTGTTCTGATTCGAAATTGGCTCCCCCCGAGGGAAAGGCTACGGCAAAGAGTGTAATGCCAGACCATGGGTCTCCTGATACAAATCTCTTGTCCTCTGAGCCTTCGGAAACTAGTACTATTTCCCTAGAGGACAAGGCTGTGCCAACCAAAATGTTATCAGAAAAGGTAACCCCCACCACAAGTGGTTTGTCTTCCCAGCGTTCAGAAACTAGGCATGATTCCCCCGAGAGAAAGGCTGTAGTATCTGAAGTGTCAGAGAGTGTGTCTGCAGCCCCCAGTGTGTCGTCTGATGACGGCTCGGAAACTAGATGTGTTTCCCCTGAGAGGAAGCCTCTAGTAACCGAAATGTCACAGACAGTGTCTTCTGACCCTAGTGTTTCGTCTGAGTCTTGTGAAAGTAAATGTACTTCCTTAGAAAGTCAATCTGTGGCAACAGGAAAGTTATCAGAGGCAGTGGCTCCTGACCCAAGTGCCTCATCTGCTGAGGGTCTGAAGACTAAACGTCCTTCCCATAAGAGCAAGCCTGTAGTAACTGGCGAGCTCACAGAGTCAATATCTCCAACCTCAAGTATCTTGGGCTCAGAGGAATCGGAGACTAGAAGTGTCTCCCCTGAGAGCAAACCCTTAGTAAGTGGAAGGCTCTCAGAGACAGTGTCTCCAGCCTCAAGCATCTTGGCCTCTGAGGATTCAGAGACAAGAGGTGCCTCCCCTGAGAGCAAGGCTATAGTAGGCAAAATGCTCTCAGAGACCTTGCCTAGAGCCCCAAATGTTTTGACTCCTGAATGTTCTGAGGCTAGATGCACTTCCTCTGAGAGCAAGCCAGTAGTAGGTGAATTGCTCTCAGAGAAAGTGTCTCTACCCCCAGTTGTCCTGTCTTCAAAATGTTTGGAGACTGAGTGTGCACCGGCAGAAAGCAAACCTGTTGTTAGTAGAACGTGCTCGGGGACAGTGTCacctgtcccaaaagtcttgtcTACTGAATGTTCTGAGGCTagatgcctttcctctgagaccaAGCCAGTAGTAACTGGAATGGTCTCAGAGACTAGGTCTCTAGCCCCAGATGTCTCGTGTGGTGAATGTTCGGATTCCGTAGACATCAAACCAGTAGTAGCTAGAATTATACCGGAAAGACTTTCACCACCCATAAGCATTTCATCCACAGAATATTCTGATGCTGGATATACTTCCCCAGAGAGGAAGCCAGTAGTAACTGGTGTGGCCCCTGGGAGACTATCTCCACCTATAAGCATTTCATCAACTGAATATTCGGAGGCAAGCTGTGCTTCCCCCGAGGAGAGCAAGCCCATAGTATCTGGCTTGTTCCCAGAAGTACTATCTCCAGCTATAAGTATCTCCTCCGAGTTTTCGGAGGGTGCCTATTTTTGCACAGATAGAAAGCCCATAGTAGCGGGCACGTTTTCAGAAAGACTGTCTCTGGACACTTGTGCCTCAGTCTCTGAATGTTCAGAGACTAGCGGTACTTCCCCAGAGAGGAAGCCCATAGTAGCAGAACGTGTAGCAGCAAGAATGTCACCAGCTCCAATTGTCTTGTCCTCTGAGTGTTCAGAGACAAGCTATGCTTCCCCAGAAAGGAAGCCATTAGTAGCTGGAAGGTACGTAGAAAGACTATCACCGTCCACAAGTGCCTTATACACGGAGTTTTCTGAGAGCAGCAGGTTTTTCTCAGAGACCAGACCTGCAGCAGCCGGAGAGTACTCAGGAAGGCTGTCTCCAGACACTGGTAGCTTTTCTTCAGAAAGTTCGGAGGCCAGCGGTGCTTCCCCGGAAAGGAAGCCTGTCATAGGGAGAGTGTACCCAGGGAGATTGTCACCGCCTATCAGCATCTCATCCACAGAATATTCCGATCCTGGAGGTGCTTCCCCTGAAAGGAAGCCTATAGTAAGTGGGCTGTTCTCAAGGAGACTGTCTTCTCCCATCAGCATTTCATCTACCGAATATTCTGATATGGGAGGTGCATCTCCTGAAAGGAAGCCTGTCATAAGTGAACTGTTGTCAGAAAGAGTTCGTCCAGTCCAAACTGTTTTGTCCAGTGTATGTTCTGATGATAGATGTATCTCCCCTGAAACTAAACCCGTTGTAAGTGGAATATTTTCAGGGACCCTGTTTTCAGCTACCAGCATCTTGGCCTCTGAGGGTTCAGAGTCTAGATGCACTTCCCCTGAGAACAAGCCCACAGTAAGTGGATTGTTCTCAGAGACAGGGTCTCTACCCCCGGATGTGTTGTCTACTTCGTGTTTAGATGCTAGATGTGTGTCTCCTGGAAGTAAACCCGTAGAAGGTACCATGTTTTCTGAAACCCTTTTTTCAGGGACAAGCATCTTGGCCTCCGAGGGTTCAGAATCTAGAAGTATTTCTCCAGAGAACAAGCCCACAGTTAGTGGGATGTTCTCAGAAACCCTCTTTTCAGGCCCAAGCATCTTGGCCTCTGAGGGTTCAGGGACCAGGTGCACGTCCCCAGAGAACAAACCAGTAGTAACTGGGATGTTCTCAGagaccctctccccacccccaaacatctTCTCCTCCGAAAGCTTGGACACTCGCTGCATTTCACCCGAGAACAAACCAGTTGTAACTGGGATGTTCTCAGAGACATTATCACCACCTATAAAcatcttttcttcagagagctcgGACACTAGGTGCGTTTCTCCAGAGAGCAAGCCAGTAGTAACTGGCTTGCTCTCAGGGAGACTCTCACCACCCATTAGCATTTCATCTACCGAATATTCTGACACTGAATGTGCTTCCCCTGAGAGGAAGCCGGTAGTAGGTGAAATGCTATCAGAGAGACTCTCACCACCCATTAGCATTTCATCCACCGAATATTCTGACACCGAATGTGCTTCCCCAGAAAGGAAGCCCATAGTGACTGGACTTTTTTCAGAAAGACTGCCTCCAACTTCAAGCATTCTCCCCTCCTTGTGTTCCGAAATAAAATTTGCTTCAATACAAAACAAGCCTTCAGTATCTGGACTATTTCCTGAAGGCTTGTCTCCATCTACAAGTTTCTTTACCTCTCAATATTCTGATACAAGATGTACCTCTCCTGACAGCAAACCTGTAATGGCCAGACTGTTTCCACAGGCCACGAGTCTCTTGCCTTCTCGGTATTTTGAGACCTCAGATGACTCTTCAGAAAGCAAGGCTGCAGAGACTGGAAGACTATCTCCATGCACAAGTCTCTTTTCTTCTCAGAGTTCTGAGACAAGATTTTCTTCTACTGAGAGGCTGCCTCCTATATCTAGCCTGTTACCAGAGCTTGTGGATCCTACCACATTTATCCTGGCTGCTCAGTGTCCTGGCTTAAGGTTTGCCTCATCAGAGAACAATCCTGAAGGATCTGCACCATCCCCAGAAGGGCTCTCCCCTGCGACAGGTTTTGTGTACCCTCCATCTTCTGAGACAAGAGCTGCTTCATCAGAGAACAATCCTGAAGTCTCTGAAGTGTTCTCAGAAAGATTGTCTCCGACAACAGGTATTGTGTCCTCTCTATGTTTTGAAAAAATACTTGCTTCCACAGGGAGCAAGCCTGTAGTATCCAGAATGTTCTCAGAGAGTATGTTTCCTGCCACAGGTTTCCTGTATCCTCCAGAAAGTGATCCTGCAGTATCTGGCATTTTCTCAGAAAGACTGTCTCCAGCAACAGGTATTATGTCCTCTCTATGTTTTCTGACAATATTTGCTTCCACAGAGAGCAAGTCTATAGTATCCACAGTGTTCTCAGAAAGCGTCTCTCCCACCACAGGTATTGTGTCTTCTCTATGTTTTGTCATAATCTTGGCTTCCACAGAGAGTGATCTTGCAATAATTGGAGTGTTCTCAGAGGGACTGTCTCCTTCCACAGGCATCACATTCCGTCCATGTTCAGAGACAGGAGCTGCTTTGACAGACAGCAATTCTGCAGGAACTGGAGTGTTTTCAGGGAGCCTGTCTCCTACAGGAG GTATCACATTCCCTCCATGTTCAGAGACAGAAGCTGCTTTGACAGACAGCAATTCTGCAGGAACTGGAGTGTTTTCAGGGAGCCTGTCTCCTACAGCAG AGTGTTTGTCTCCTTCCACAGGTATCACATTCCCTCCATGTTCAGAGACAGGAGCTGCTTTGACAGACAGCAATCCTGTAGGAACTGGAGTAGTGTCAGAAAAACCATCTCCTACAGCAG GTATCACATTCCCTCCATGTTCAGAGAAAGGAGCTGCTTTGACAGACAGCAATTCTGCAGGAACTGGAGTGTTTTCAGGGAGCCTGTCTCCTACAGCAG AGTGTGTGTCTCCTTCCACAGGTATCACATTCCCTCCATGTTCAGAGACAGGAGCTGCTTTGACAGACAGCGGTCCTGTAGGAACTGGAGTAGTGTCAGAAAAACCATCTCCTACAGCGG GTATCTCATTCCCTCCATGTTTGGAGACAGGTGCTGATTCAACAGGAAGTGATACCACAGGAATTGGAATGCTGTCAAAGAGTCTATCTCCTACAGCAG AGAGTGTGTCTCCTTCCACAGATATCTCATTCCCTCCATGTTTGGAGACAGGTGCTGATTTAACAGGAAGTGATACCACAGGAATTGGAATGCTGTCAAAGAGTCTATCTCCTACAGCAG ATATCTCATTCCCTCCATGTTTGGAGACAGGTGCTGATTTAACAGGAAGTGATACCACAGGAATTAGAATGCTGTCAAAGAGTCTATCTCCTACAGCAG ATATCTCATTCCCTCCATGTTTGGAGACAGGTGCTGATTTAACAGGAAGTGATACCACAGGAATTGGAATGCTGTCAAAGAGTCTATCTCCTACAGCGG GTATCTCATTCCCTCCATGTTTGGAGACAGGTGCTGATTTAACAGGAAGTGATACCACAGGAATTGGAATGCTGTCAAAGAGTCTATCTCCTACAGCAG ATATCTCATTCCCTCCATGTTTGGAGACAGGTGCTGATTCAACAGGAAGTGATACCACAGGAATTGGAATGCTGTCAAAGAGTCTATCTCCTACAGCAG ATATCTCATTCCCTCCATGTTTGGAGACAGGTGCTGATTCAACAGGAAGTGATACCACAGGAATTGGAATGCTGTCAAAGAGTCTATCTCCTACAGCAG GTGCTGATTTAACAGGAAGTGATACCACAGGAATTGGAATGCTGTCAAAGAGTCTATCTCCTACAGCAG ATATCTCATTCCCTCCATGTTTGGAGACAGGTGCTGATTTAGCAGGAAGTGATACCACAGGAATTGGAATGCTTTCAGAGAGACTGTCTCCTATAGCAG ATATCTCATTCCCTCCATGTTTGGAGACAGGTGCTGATTTAGCAGGAAGTGATACCACAGGAATTGGAATGCTGTCAGACAGACTATCTCCTACAGCAG ATATCTCATTCCCTCCATGTTTGGAGACAGGTGCTGATTTAACAGGAAGTGATACCACAGGAATTGGAATGCTTTCAGAGAGACTGTCTCCTACAGCAG ATGAAGCAGCAATGCGGACAGCGCTACCTGACGATAATTAA